Proteins from one Arthrobacter sp. Soc17.1.1.1 genomic window:
- a CDS encoding APC family permease yields the protein MPTPDSPEGATHGEDTSLLKVLGNWDALALGFGAMIGFGWVVLTGGWIASAGTGGAVLAMVTGGVIMGVVGLTYAELTAAMPKAGGEHNFLLRGMGPRWSFVGSWAITGGYVTIVAFEAVALPRTAEYILPGLSRIPLWTVAGDEVHLTWALVGAVAAVVITFVNIRGVKIAGAAQTFVVVFLLVIGLILVLGSFTGGSTTNMEPFFTGGSAGFFAVLVVVPFLFVGFDVIPQSAEEVNIPARQIGRLVVVAVVLATIWYVMTIVTTSSAMPAADLAEADIATADAMGVMFGTGIMANVLIAGGIAGILTSWNSLLLGASRLMYSMSRSGMLPRWFGVLHPRYRTPVNALVFIGALSFAAPFFGTQMLGWLVDSGAPSIVLAYILVALVFVILRRREPAMERPLRIGGAGNGGTVIGWIAVVLCVGLLSLYLPGMPAALTPPPWILFGLWWVLGVIFLLRIPRGIAPGHDAEERLLHSLATRR from the coding sequence ATGCCGACACCGGATAGCCCTGAGGGCGCGACGCACGGGGAGGACACCTCGCTCCTGAAGGTCCTCGGGAACTGGGACGCCCTCGCCCTGGGGTTCGGCGCGATGATCGGTTTCGGCTGGGTGGTGCTCACCGGCGGGTGGATCGCCTCGGCGGGAACCGGCGGAGCGGTGCTCGCGATGGTGACAGGAGGCGTCATCATGGGCGTGGTCGGACTCACCTATGCCGAACTGACGGCCGCGATGCCGAAGGCCGGCGGCGAGCACAACTTCCTGCTGCGGGGCATGGGTCCCCGATGGTCCTTCGTCGGGTCCTGGGCCATCACCGGGGGCTACGTCACGATCGTCGCCTTCGAGGCGGTCGCCCTGCCCCGCACGGCCGAGTACATCCTCCCCGGTCTCAGCCGGATCCCGCTCTGGACCGTGGCAGGCGACGAGGTGCACCTGACGTGGGCACTCGTCGGCGCCGTCGCGGCGGTCGTGATCACGTTCGTCAACATCCGCGGCGTGAAGATCGCCGGTGCCGCGCAGACGTTCGTGGTCGTGTTCCTGCTCGTCATCGGACTGATCCTGGTCCTCGGCAGCTTCACCGGCGGATCGACCACGAACATGGAGCCGTTCTTCACGGGCGGCTCGGCAGGCTTCTTCGCCGTCCTCGTCGTCGTGCCGTTCCTGTTCGTGGGCTTCGACGTCATCCCGCAGTCCGCGGAGGAGGTGAACATCCCCGCGCGGCAGATCGGCCGCCTCGTCGTCGTCGCCGTCGTCCTCGCGACCATCTGGTACGTCATGACCATCGTGACGACCTCCTCCGCGATGCCGGCGGCGGACCTCGCCGAGGCAGACATCGCCACGGCCGACGCCATGGGTGTGATGTTCGGGACCGGCATCATGGCCAATGTCCTCATCGCCGGCGGGATCGCCGGCATCCTCACCTCCTGGAACTCGCTGCTGCTCGGCGCGTCCCGGCTGATGTACTCGATGTCGCGATCGGGCATGCTCCCCCGCTGGTTCGGGGTCCTGCACCCCCGCTACCGCACCCCGGTGAACGCGCTGGTGTTCATCGGCGCGCTGTCCTTCGCCGCCCCGTTCTTCGGGACGCAGATGCTCGGCTGGCTCGTCGACTCCGGTGCTCCCAGCATCGTCCTCGCCTACATCCTCGTGGCGCTCGTCTTCGTGATCCTGCGCCGTCGCGAGCCCGCCATGGAGCGGCCACTGCGCATCGGCGGGGCCGGGAACGGTGGCACCGTGATCGGCTGGATCGCCGTCGTGCTCTGCGTCGGCCTGCTCAGCCTCTACCTGCCCGGCATGCCCGCCGCGCTCACGCCGCCGCCGTGGATCCTCTTCGGCCTGTGGTGGGTGCTCGGCGTGATCTTCCTGCTGCGGATCCCCCGCGGCATCGCCCCCGGGCACGACGCCGAGGAGCGGCTGCTCCACAGCCTCGCCACCCGGCGCTGA
- a CDS encoding pentapeptide repeat-containing protein has protein sequence MPARPARRTTNPPRLSLRPPQGVTRVDEPQLLDGDHREGEHYERLVLDGEELAGITLQECVLDGVSLNDTELRGARIIECAFEDLFAPVLRAPRSSWRETSLRSTRWGSAELYDSRLDAVHLDGGKLDYVNLRSARLTDVLVSGCIIGELDLTGVTATRLALADCTIGTLTLDGAQLRDADLRTSSFRSIKGLDGLRGATIDEYQLQLLAPFLAESMGLRVED, from the coding sequence ATGCCAGCGCGTCCTGCCCGCCGCACGACGAACCCACCGCGCCTGTCCCTCCGGCCCCCGCAGGGCGTGACGCGCGTGGACGAGCCGCAGCTGCTCGACGGCGACCACCGCGAGGGCGAGCACTACGAGCGGCTGGTCCTCGACGGCGAGGAGCTCGCCGGGATCACCCTGCAGGAGTGCGTGCTCGACGGGGTCTCGCTCAACGACACCGAGCTGCGGGGAGCCCGGATCATCGAGTGCGCGTTCGAGGACCTCTTCGCCCCGGTCCTCCGCGCCCCGCGGAGCAGCTGGCGGGAGACGTCGCTGCGCAGCACGCGCTGGGGGTCCGCGGAGCTCTACGACAGCAGGCTCGACGCCGTCCACCTCGACGGCGGGAAGCTCGACTACGTGAACCTCCGCAGCGCGCGGCTGACGGACGTGCTCGTGAGCGGATGCATCATCGGGGAGCTGGATCTCACCGGCGTCACGGCGACGCGGCTCGCCCTGGCGGACTGCACCATCGGCACGCTCACGCTCGATGGCGCGCAGCTCCGGGACGCCGACCTGCGCACCAGCAGCTTCCGCAGCATCAAGGGGCTCGACGGGCTGCGCGGCGCCACGATCGACGAGTACCAGCTGCAGCTGCTGGCGCCCTTCCTCGCCGAGAGCATGGGCCTGCGGGTCGAGGACTGA
- a CDS encoding CPBP family intramembrane glutamic endopeptidase — translation MQQVDGQYEFHRLALSWPRHRWWKPLLTALLGFVFYIVFLLVVVVAGLGLAFLSPTGVDPYLEALTVLDLTNPVMFAFTLVSLILMIPALALAALITGPKPIGLLSSVAGRIRWRWLAVCTGAALAVFLASLAVSTVIGFFFPEEAAAAPVQQDTTILLVMLALSLLAVPFQAAAEEYVFRGFLMQAIGSWLRHPAYAILLPVPLFVLGHGYDPLGQTDVAIFAIFAGWISWRTGGLEAAIAVHAINNMTIFALGAFGLVDVNSTEGSVGGLVVSALTMAVTAVVIVRLADRRGIGRTRTVAPQPVLQPAAPHPGGWGAHATLLPADPDVPPWTRTRTRTPEQMSQQAQSQAGQPLAPLRAPAHRAAAGPAPAPTPIRPPVTPPVQKPAPAPGPASPPAAAPGRNYDDDRHPSGPAHPGGPGYPPGVAHPAGPGHPE, via the coding sequence ATGCAACAGGTCGACGGACAGTACGAGTTCCACCGCCTGGCCCTCTCGTGGCCGCGTCACCGCTGGTGGAAACCGCTCCTCACGGCACTGCTCGGCTTCGTGTTCTACATCGTCTTCCTCCTGGTGGTCGTGGTCGCGGGCCTCGGGCTGGCGTTCCTCTCGCCCACGGGCGTGGATCCTTACCTCGAGGCCCTGACCGTGCTGGACCTCACCAACCCGGTGATGTTCGCCTTCACCCTGGTGTCGCTCATCCTGATGATCCCGGCGCTCGCCCTCGCGGCACTGATCACGGGGCCGAAACCCATCGGCCTGCTGTCCTCCGTGGCCGGCCGGATCCGCTGGCGATGGCTCGCGGTCTGCACCGGTGCGGCGCTGGCCGTGTTCCTCGCCAGCCTCGCGGTCTCGACCGTGATCGGGTTCTTCTTCCCCGAGGAGGCCGCCGCTGCACCCGTCCAGCAGGACACCACGATCCTCCTCGTCATGCTGGCGCTGTCCCTCCTCGCCGTCCCGTTCCAGGCCGCCGCGGAGGAGTACGTCTTCCGGGGCTTCCTGATGCAGGCCATCGGCAGCTGGCTGCGGCACCCGGCCTACGCGATCCTGCTCCCCGTGCCCCTGTTCGTCCTCGGTCACGGCTACGACCCGCTCGGCCAGACGGACGTGGCGATCTTCGCCATCTTCGCCGGCTGGATCAGCTGGCGCACGGGCGGGCTGGAGGCCGCGATCGCGGTCCACGCCATCAACAACATGACGATCTTCGCGCTCGGTGCCTTCGGCCTCGTGGACGTGAACTCCACCGAGGGCTCGGTGGGCGGGCTGGTCGTGTCCGCCCTGACCATGGCGGTCACGGCCGTCGTCATCGTGCGCCTCGCGGACCGCCGCGGCATCGGGCGCACGCGCACCGTCGCGCCGCAGCCCGTGCTGCAGCCTGCCGCTCCGCACCCCGGGGGATGGGGCGCCCACGCCACGCTCCTGCCGGCCGACCCGGACGTGCCGCCGTGGACGCGCACGCGCACGCGCACACCGGAGCAGATGTCCCAGCAGGCACAGTCCCAGGCAGGGCAGCCGCTCGCGCCGCTCCGCGCGCCTGCACACCGTGCCGCGGCCGGACCGGCTCCTGCCCCGACCCCCATCAGGCCCCCCGTCACACCCCCCGTCCAGAAGCCTGCCCCGGCGCCTGGTCCGGCATCGCCGCCGGCCGCGGCCCCTGGCCGGAACTACGACGACGACCGCCATCCCTCCGGCCCCGCGCACCCGGGCGGGCCCGGCTATCCGCCGGGCGTCGCGCACCCTGCCGGCCCGGGCCACCCCGAGTAG
- a CDS encoding YoaK family protein, with the protein MVKKNRPATDRLHLWLMLALTFSTGVIDAVGYLGLDRVFTGNMTGNVVLLGMAFAGGAELPILRPALALVFFMVGAALAGRVLRKAPEGWSGRTSGTLLAVTVGLTALAVYVALVDVHADEVLGSITTSVLATVMGVQAATAKRLKVAEITTVVVTSTITGLASDSRLAGGKSPFWARRASAIVLIMAGAVVGALTLSVGLWLGVAVSALLSAVVTLLGHLRHRRDRRENIAESAKESALR; encoded by the coding sequence ATGGTGAAGAAGAACCGGCCGGCCACGGACCGCCTGCATCTGTGGCTCATGCTCGCGCTCACGTTCTCCACGGGAGTGATCGACGCCGTCGGCTACCTGGGGCTCGATCGCGTCTTCACGGGCAACATGACCGGCAACGTCGTGCTCCTGGGCATGGCCTTCGCCGGCGGTGCCGAGCTCCCGATCCTGCGGCCGGCGCTCGCCCTCGTCTTCTTCATGGTCGGCGCGGCCCTTGCCGGCCGCGTGCTGAGGAAGGCGCCGGAGGGATGGTCCGGCCGCACCTCGGGCACCCTGCTGGCCGTGACGGTCGGCCTGACGGCGCTCGCGGTGTACGTGGCGCTGGTGGACGTCCACGCCGATGAGGTGCTCGGCAGCATCACGACATCGGTGCTCGCGACCGTGATGGGTGTCCAGGCCGCCACCGCCAAGCGCCTCAAGGTCGCGGAGATCACCACCGTCGTGGTGACCTCCACGATCACCGGCCTCGCCTCGGACTCCCGGCTCGCCGGCGGGAAGAGCCCGTTCTGGGCGCGTCGCGCCTCCGCGATCGTGCTCATCATGGCCGGTGCCGTGGTGGGCGCGCTGACGCTCTCCGTGGGCCTCTGGCTCGGGGTGGCCGTGTCCGCGCTGCTCTCCGCCGTCGTCACACTCCTCGGCCACCTGCGCCACCGGCGGGACCGCAGGGAGAACATCGCAGAGAGCGCCAAGGAATCCGCACTACGGTAG
- a CDS encoding ABC transporter substrate-binding protein yields the protein MQHYPQHPRGPMPRRPGRSVRLLAAAAVALAALTACQPVQPLPAAPVRDDVTGTPVGDTAVREGGDLVMALSAEPDRLDPTTSSSLYTRYVMQTMCQKLYDIDAEGELVPQLATALPEISEDGLTVTIPVRTDAVFADGEPFDADAVRATLERHLTLEGSTRKSELGPISGIRAVGADRVEISYEKPFAPLTAALADRAGMMLSPKAIAEQGADFGTSPVCVGPFRFVDRVPQTSITVERDPLFYDAESVHLDTITYRIITDANIRAANLRSGDVQVADTISPQDIDALLKEDGVGVLQVGSLGYQGLTVNVGNTEGVGEPTGSIDTPLAQEKAVRMALSMSIDREALVNTVFNSWFEPACSPISPDSPYSSAASEACPPYDPEGAKKLLADAGLETPYPVRMQVTNTPDTLRYGQALQAAVADGGFELTVVPVEYSTLLDVQSQGDFEALQLGWSGRIDPHGNMFNFLSTGGGNNYSGYSNPAVDDLLTRAAQINDVGERAALYGQAVELVQQDNPLIYLYRQRNLTAYSTDVAGVETFADGVVHLSSAAFIEPTAEEN from the coding sequence ATGCAGCACTACCCGCAGCACCCCCGGGGCCCGATGCCCCGCCGTCCCGGGAGGTCGGTGCGCCTGCTCGCCGCGGCCGCCGTCGCCCTGGCAGCCCTGACCGCGTGCCAGCCCGTGCAGCCGCTCCCGGCGGCGCCCGTGCGCGACGACGTGACGGGCACGCCCGTCGGGGACACCGCCGTCCGGGAGGGCGGCGACCTCGTCATGGCGCTCTCCGCCGAGCCGGACCGCCTGGACCCGACGACGTCGTCGTCCCTCTACACGCGCTACGTCATGCAGACCATGTGCCAGAAGCTCTACGACATCGACGCCGAGGGCGAGCTCGTCCCGCAGCTCGCCACGGCCCTGCCGGAGATCTCCGAGGACGGCCTGACCGTCACCATCCCCGTGCGCACCGACGCGGTGTTCGCGGACGGCGAGCCGTTCGACGCCGACGCCGTCCGTGCGACCCTCGAGCGCCACCTCACGCTCGAGGGCTCCACGCGCAAGAGCGAGCTCGGGCCGATCAGCGGGATCCGGGCCGTGGGCGCCGACCGCGTGGAGATCAGCTACGAGAAGCCGTTCGCACCGCTCACCGCGGCGCTCGCCGACCGCGCCGGCATGATGCTCTCGCCGAAGGCGATCGCGGAGCAGGGCGCGGACTTCGGCACCAGCCCGGTGTGCGTGGGGCCGTTCAGGTTCGTGGACCGCGTGCCGCAGACGTCCATCACCGTGGAGCGCGACCCGCTCTTCTACGACGCCGAGAGCGTGCACCTGGACACCATCACCTACCGGATCATCACCGACGCGAACATCCGCGCCGCGAACCTGCGCTCCGGCGACGTGCAGGTGGCCGACACCATCTCGCCGCAGGACATCGACGCGCTGCTCAAGGAGGACGGCGTCGGCGTGCTGCAGGTCGGTTCCCTCGGCTACCAGGGGCTCACGGTCAACGTGGGCAACACCGAGGGCGTGGGGGAGCCCACCGGCAGCATCGACACCCCGCTCGCCCAGGAGAAGGCGGTCCGCATGGCCCTGTCCATGTCGATCGACCGGGAGGCCCTCGTCAACACCGTGTTCAACAGCTGGTTCGAGCCCGCCTGCTCGCCCATCTCACCCGACAGCCCGTACAGCTCCGCAGCGAGCGAGGCCTGCCCGCCGTACGATCCGGAGGGCGCGAAGAAGCTCCTGGCGGACGCCGGCCTCGAGACCCCGTACCCCGTGCGGATGCAGGTCACGAACACGCCGGACACCCTGCGCTACGGGCAGGCGCTCCAGGCCGCCGTGGCCGACGGCGGCTTCGAGCTCACCGTGGTGCCCGTGGAGTACTCCACGCTCCTCGACGTGCAGTCCCAGGGCGATTTCGAGGCCCTGCAGCTCGGCTGGTCCGGGCGGATCGACCCGCACGGCAACATGTTCAACTTCCTCTCGACCGGGGGCGGCAACAACTACTCCGGCTACAGCAACCCCGCCGTGGACGACCTGCTCACGCGCGCCGCGCAGATCAACGACGTCGGCGAACGCGCCGCCCTCTACGGCCAGGCCGTGGAGCTCGTGCAGCAGGACAACCCCCTGATCTACCTGTACCGGCAGCGGAACCTCACCGCCTACAGCACGGACGTCGCCGGCGTGGAGACCTTCGCCGACGGCGTGGTGCACCTGAGCAGCGCCGCCTTCATCGAGCCGACCGCCGAGGAGAACTGA
- a CDS encoding ABC transporter permease, translating into MGRYLVTRLWQSAVTLILASIVVFIGVRQLPGDPALAMAGEEATPEQLAAVRAEMGLDQPLVTQYLAFVRNMFRGDFGESTRTGTPVTELIATTLPVTLWLSAYAIVVAIVVGIVFGVIAERFRGRWPEWVANAFALIGLSVPNFWLGILAILYLAVTLGWFPASGYVDVLSDPLRGLYYLTLPALILGTGLAAVIMRQTRASMIETMTTDYVRTARAKGLGRGRVLVRYGLRNSLIVVVTIVGLQLGGLISGAVVTERIFALPGFGKLTLDAVFTRDYPVIQAVVLIITVSYILINLAVDVLYSVVNPKIRVGGAN; encoded by the coding sequence ATGGGCCGCTATCTCGTCACCCGGCTCTGGCAGTCGGCCGTCACCCTGATCCTCGCCTCGATCGTGGTCTTCATCGGGGTGCGGCAGCTGCCCGGCGACCCCGCGCTCGCCATGGCGGGGGAGGAGGCGACCCCCGAGCAGCTCGCCGCCGTGCGGGCGGAGATGGGCCTCGACCAGCCCCTCGTCACCCAGTACCTCGCGTTCGTGCGGAACATGTTCCGCGGCGACTTCGGCGAGTCCACCCGGACGGGCACACCCGTCACGGAGCTGATCGCCACCACGCTGCCCGTCACGCTGTGGCTCTCGGCGTACGCGATCGTGGTGGCGATCGTCGTCGGGATCGTCTTCGGCGTGATCGCCGAACGGTTCCGCGGACGCTGGCCCGAGTGGGTCGCGAACGCCTTCGCCCTCATCGGCCTGTCCGTGCCGAACTTCTGGCTCGGCATCCTCGCGATCCTGTACCTCGCGGTGACCCTCGGCTGGTTCCCCGCCTCCGGGTACGTGGACGTGCTCTCGGACCCGCTCCGGGGCCTCTACTACCTCACGCTGCCGGCCCTGATCCTCGGTACCGGGCTCGCGGCCGTCATCATGCGCCAGACCCGCGCGTCGATGATCGAGACCATGACCACGGACTACGTGCGGACGGCGCGCGCCAAGGGCCTCGGCCGCGGCCGGGTGCTCGTGCGGTACGGGCTGCGGAACTCGCTGATCGTCGTCGTGACCATCGTGGGCCTGCAGCTCGGCGGCCTCATCTCGGGCGCCGTGGTCACGGAGCGCATCTTCGCGCTGCCGGGCTTCGGGAAGCTCACGCTCGACGCCGTCTTCACGCGCGACTACCCCGTGATCCAGGCAGTGGTGCTGATCATCACCGTCAGCTACATCCTCATCAACCTCGCCGTGGACGTCCTGTACTCGGTGGTCAACCCCAAGATCCGCGTCGGAGGAGCCAACTGA
- a CDS encoding ABC transporter permease, with protein MAVETLTPGTGTGGAGLGSGRGRILSSLRSNPLGITGGIMLVLVVLAALLAPVLAPYPPTEVHFDTPFQRPLTEGFPLGTDDLGRDILSRLLFGIQTSLQVGVLSVLLAVVIGTPLGLLAGYSRGFDAVISRLTDVTLAFPFLIIAVGLAAISGPSLGNAAIALGIAQIPTMIRVVRGETLRIKESDFVLGARTMDASPTWIMLRHVLPNATSAIIVQATVIMPVAVIGEALLSFLGLGIQPPTPSLGIMLSDAQQYLFRAPSAAIFPGVAIALICLAFNLFGDALRDAFDPTNTRK; from the coding sequence ATGGCCGTCGAGACACTCACCCCCGGGACAGGGACGGGTGGCGCGGGCCTCGGCTCCGGCCGCGGCCGCATCCTGTCCTCCCTGCGCTCCAACCCGCTCGGCATCACCGGCGGCATCATGCTCGTGCTCGTGGTGCTGGCCGCGCTCCTCGCCCCGGTCCTCGCGCCCTACCCGCCCACCGAGGTGCACTTCGACACCCCGTTCCAGCGGCCCCTCACCGAGGGCTTCCCGCTCGGCACCGACGACCTCGGGCGGGACATCCTCTCCCGCCTGCTGTTCGGGATCCAGACCTCGCTGCAGGTCGGGGTGCTCTCCGTGCTCCTCGCCGTGGTCATCGGTACGCCGCTCGGCCTGCTCGCGGGCTACTCCCGCGGGTTCGACGCCGTCATCTCCCGCCTCACGGACGTCACGCTCGCCTTCCCGTTCCTCATCATCGCCGTCGGCCTCGCCGCGATCAGCGGACCCAGCCTCGGCAACGCGGCGATCGCGCTCGGCATCGCGCAGATCCCCACCATGATCCGGGTGGTGCGCGGCGAGACGCTGCGCATCAAGGAGAGCGACTTCGTGCTCGGCGCCCGCACGATGGACGCCTCGCCGACGTGGATCATGCTGCGGCACGTCCTGCCGAACGCCACCTCCGCGATCATCGTGCAGGCCACGGTGATCATGCCCGTCGCGGTGATCGGCGAGGCCCTGCTGTCCTTCCTCGGCCTCGGCATCCAGCCGCCCACCCCGAGCCTCGGCATCATGCTCTCCGATGCCCAGCAGTACCTCTTCCGCGCACCGAGCGCGGCCATCTTCCCCGGCGTCGCGATCGCCCTGATCTGCCTTGCCTTCAACCTGTTCGGCGACGCCCTGCGCGACGCCTTCGACCCGACGAACACCCGGAAGTGA
- a CDS encoding gamma-glutamyltransferase family protein, with translation MTYTAPPSFTTRPTLQGTFGMTASTHWLATASAQAVLERGGNAFDAAVAGAFVLHVVEPHLNGPGGDMTGVFATAEEPGRPVVLMGQGPAPAAATREHYLAEGLELVPGAGALAAAVPAAVDAWLLLLRDHGTWELADVLAFAIGYARDGHPVVGRVGATIAAVADLFTEHWPTSAALWMPEGRPPREGEVIRNEAYARVLGSLVAAASDGATRAERIDAARLEWRTGLVAQASAAFVAMPHRHSSGLDHAGVITAEDFAGFEAGYEEATTLEFRGHTIAKTGPWGQGPALLQTLAILDGFDDERLDPSTALGAHTILEAQKLAIADREAYYGDADVPLEYLLSAEYTAGRRALIGDEASLEFRPGTVPGVEPFVPPLRTGYTPPALADGSGFAGVGEPTVSREGETRGDTCHIDVVDAAGNMVSATPSGGWLQSSPTIPELGFCLGSRLQMTWLEEGGPSTLQAGKRPRTTLTPTLILKDGRPVVALGSPGGDQQDQWQLLYILRTIVGGYTPQQAIDAPSLHTTSIPGSFWPRTWEPGGAVVEDRLGEDVIADLERRGHVVTRAGDWSLGRLSSVARDNETGVLSAAANPRGAQGYAAGR, from the coding sequence ATGACGTACACGGCCCCACCCTCCTTCACCACGCGACCCACCCTCCAGGGCACGTTCGGCATGACCGCGTCCACGCACTGGCTCGCCACAGCCTCCGCGCAGGCCGTCCTCGAGCGCGGCGGCAACGCCTTCGACGCCGCCGTCGCCGGCGCCTTCGTCCTGCACGTCGTCGAACCCCACCTCAACGGACCCGGCGGCGACATGACCGGCGTCTTCGCGACCGCGGAGGAGCCCGGCCGCCCGGTGGTCCTCATGGGCCAGGGCCCCGCCCCGGCCGCCGCCACCCGCGAGCACTACCTCGCCGAGGGCCTCGAGCTCGTGCCCGGCGCGGGTGCCCTCGCCGCGGCCGTCCCCGCCGCCGTCGACGCCTGGCTCCTGCTGCTGCGCGACCACGGCACCTGGGAACTCGCGGACGTCCTCGCGTTCGCGATCGGGTACGCACGCGACGGCCACCCGGTCGTCGGGCGCGTGGGCGCGACCATCGCCGCCGTGGCGGATCTGTTCACCGAGCACTGGCCCACGTCCGCGGCCCTCTGGATGCCCGAGGGCCGGCCGCCGCGCGAGGGCGAGGTCATCCGGAACGAGGCCTACGCGAGGGTGCTCGGCTCCCTCGTCGCCGCGGCCTCGGACGGCGCCACCCGTGCCGAGCGGATCGACGCAGCACGCCTCGAATGGCGCACGGGCCTCGTGGCGCAGGCCTCCGCCGCGTTCGTGGCGATGCCGCACCGGCACTCCTCCGGCCTCGACCACGCCGGCGTGATCACGGCCGAGGACTTCGCCGGTTTCGAGGCCGGCTACGAGGAGGCGACCACCCTCGAGTTCCGCGGGCACACGATCGCCAAGACCGGACCGTGGGGCCAGGGCCCCGCCCTGCTGCAGACCCTCGCCATCCTCGACGGGTTCGACGACGAGCGCCTCGACCCGTCCACGGCGCTCGGCGCGCACACCATCCTGGAGGCGCAGAAACTCGCGATCGCCGACCGCGAGGCCTACTACGGCGACGCCGACGTCCCCCTGGAGTACCTGCTCTCCGCCGAGTACACCGCCGGGCGGCGGGCCCTCATCGGCGACGAGGCATCCCTCGAGTTCCGTCCCGGCACGGTGCCCGGCGTCGAGCCGTTCGTCCCACCGCTACGCACCGGCTACACCCCGCCGGCACTCGCCGACGGGAGCGGCTTCGCCGGGGTGGGCGAGCCGACGGTCTCGCGCGAGGGGGAGACGCGCGGCGACACCTGCCACATCGACGTCGTCGACGCGGCGGGCAACATGGTCTCCGCGACGCCGAGCGGCGGCTGGCTGCAGTCCTCGCCCACCATCCCCGAACTCGGCTTCTGCCTCGGCTCGCGGCTCCAGATGACGTGGCTCGAGGAGGGCGGCCCGTCCACGCTGCAGGCCGGGAAGCGGCCCCGCACCACCCTCACGCCCACACTGATCCTGAAGGACGGCCGGCCCGTCGTCGCCCTCGGCTCCCCGGGCGGCGACCAGCAGGACCAGTGGCAGCTGCTCTACATCCTCCGCACCATCGTGGGAGGCTACACACCGCAGCAGGCCATCGACGCGCCGTCGCTGCACACCACGTCCATCCCCGGATCCTTCTGGCCGCGCACCTGGGAGCCCGGCGGCGCCGTCGTCGAGGACCGCCTCGGCGAGGATGTCATCGCCGACCTCGAACGCCGGGGCCACGTCGTGACGCGGGCGGGGGACTGGTCGCTCGGGCGCCTGTCCTCCGTGGCCAGGGACAACGAGACCGGCGTGCTGTCCGCCGCCGCCAACCCGCGAGGAGCACAGGGCTATGCTGCAGGACGCTGA